AGCCGTATGCCGCCCGGCGTGGCCATCGGTGTGGGTGCATTCACGGGCGATGAAGTCAGTGCGGGCTTGCAAATCGGCTTGGGGGTCGTCAAGGTAGCGGTTGATGGCTTCACGCAGTTCTTCAGCATTGAGCGTTTCGCGCCCGGCTCCGGAATCACGATAGCGTTGATGTGTGGGCCAGCCGCTAATCTCAGTCAGCGGCAGGGTGAATTTGCCCGGCCAGCCTGCGGGGTCATCCACACATAGGCTGATAACGGGCGTGCCGTGAATGGAGGCTTCCACCACCATCGTCGAGTAGACCGTCACCATCACATCGGAGTAGGCCATCATGGACGATTTTTCGGGCATATCTTCGCCGGAGTAGTAGCTCATGCCGCCTTCGCCCAGCGGAACGGGTTCAACGACGTGGACATGCGGCAATGTTCGGGCGAGTTCGCGGATTTTTTCGCGCTCTCCAGCATAATGCGGATGCTCTGAAAAGTGAGTAGGGTGCAGGCGAATGAGCAACTGCGCCGGTTGGGAGAGTTGGTCCTCGGCAACGAGACGCGCTAACATCGCCACATTGGGTAAGTTCGGCGAAAAGGTCACAAAACTGCTGGCATACGAAATCAGCTTGCGCGCCGGGTCAAGATTGTGCATGGCAAGGTATTCGTCACGGTCAATCAGCCACTCGCCGCGGAAATAGCCATCGTATGCCGGAACCCCCCCGATATTCACGCGTTCGGGAGGCCAATCCGCCCCGAGGGTAAGCTCCTCTTTTTGAAGCTCAGACCAACACGAAGCCCAGTCTACATTTGCGCCGGGCAGGCTGTAGCTGCTGGAGTTGTCCCAGCCAACAATCATAGCCGCAGTTTGAACTCCCCGCTCAGCCGCTTCTCGCAATAAAAAGCGGTCGTAGCGCCAGCCAGGGGTGGCAGCGACAACCAGAGCGGGTTGATATTTTTCAAAAAGGTCAGCATACAACGCCGGATTGAAGCGCGCCTGCGCCCGCATCACAATGCGGCGGGCAAGACGGCTGCGGCGCATGATGGCGACAACAGCCTGCATGAGCGGGAAGAGCTGCTTGCGGCGGGCATGGGCTTCGTCTTCGACCTGACTGATGAAACCATCCACAGCTTCGAGATTGATGCGGCTGGAAGCCCCGGCGCGGCGCAAAAAGTGCAGCCACCACTGCAACGAAGGGCTGACGGTACGCTCGTAGTGCCGCGCCTGGTCGAGCCGCAGACCTTCAATGGTCAGGCCAGGGCGAGCGAAACGCGCTTTGAGCGATTCTTGCAGGGCTTCGTCGGTGAAGAGTATGATCTCAATGCCCGCATCAAGCAACGTGGCAACAAGATCACTCTGGAGAAAATAGACAACGGCAAGACCGTGGTCGGCGCTGATAAAAATTCGTTTGGGTTGGCTCATAATGCTATAAAATTGGTTCATTCTTTACGAAGCGAGTTGTATTCACCCGAAGCGCATTCAGATTGAACCAATTTTCATTTCTTTCTATATACAATCTGATAACCCGTAGGAGCCAAGCTGATGGCTTCGTGGGGCGAGCGCACATGTCCGGGGCCAATGACCGGCTGCATAATACGCGCAAGAATACGCACACCCATCAGCAGCGCGCGCCCGACATATTGCCGCCAGCCGCGCATTTTGCGCAAAATCGGCCATTGGATATTGCGAATGCCCTCCCCCAGAAAAAACATGGGATCATAGAAACCTTCCAGCACGGAAACTTCAAGGCCGTGGTCGGTGGCCATTTGCTCGAGGGCAAAATGCGTGTAACGCACAAAATCGAGCGGAATCTGGTGCATCTTAACCATGAAGGGAATCGCCACGAGTAGCTTACCGCCGGGTTTGAGCAGTTGCGAAAGCGCGGCAAATAATTCTTTCGAATCGTAAACATGCTCCAACACGTTGAGCAGCAAAATCACATCCACGCTACCGGACTTGAAGGGGTTGGTACGCGTCAGATCGCAAACCATGTCAATCTCCGGGTAAGGGTAGACATCCAGCGCCAGGGCGTTGCGTCCTTTCAGACCATCGAAAAAATCGCCGCGGCCCGCGCCGACATCCAAAATCAGCGCATCGGGGGGAATTTCTTCGAGTTGCCGCGCCAGAAAACGCCAATTCTCTTGCCGCCAGGGGGTACCCAGCTCGGGGGAACGCTCTTGCTTCTCGGAGGGGTTGATATTCTCCGGGGCAGGGGTAAACATCGGGGTGCCGCCCACCACCGGGGTCGTCTGCCCGCAGGCTGCGCATACCAACCGCGCATCCCCATCGGGCTGGAAACTACCCCCGCAGTCGGGGCACAACACAATATCCAACAAACTTAATTTCATATTTTTTTTACCACGAAGACACAAAGACTCTAAGTTTCTTTCTTTGTGTCTTCGTGCCTTTGTGGTTTCGTTTTTATCGATGTAAAAATTCAAAGAGCCGATGATAAATCCAATACAGGATGTCTTCGGCGAGCTGCCATTTCAAAATCCACGGGCGGTTGCGCTGACGTTCATCGAGGCTGGTCGTTGGTATGCCCTGAGCGAATTCTGCCTCCGAGAGCCGATTGCCCAAATGCTGCACCCACCACTCTGGCGTAGACAGGCGCAAATAGCCCTGATCGTTGATCGCCACATCCAGCAGACGCACTTGCCCCATCGGGCGCTTGTTGGGGATTGGCAAAACGCTGCGCAAGGCCGCCGCAGGAGCGACAAACTGAAAATGACTCGCCCCAACGTAATAGCGCTGGTCTTCATACGTCAGCCGCAAATCTGTAACTGAGTCGAAATGGGCACGGGCTTTTTCTTCGCTGGCCCCCAAACTGCGCGAATGCCGAAAATAATCTTCCCAGGGGAGGAATTTTCCCTGCTCAATCTGAACGCCATTTTTCTCGGCCCAGGCCACAGTGCTGGTGGCATATTCCGGCGGACTCCACATGGGCATACCGGTGACCATGCCGATCTCTGGGAACATATCAAGTACTTTAACCTGCGCCGAAAGCCAGCCGGGATAATAGTACACATCGCTGTCGGCGTAGGCAATAATTTCGCCGGGGGCCGCGCCAAAAATAGCGTTCCAGGCCCCTGCTTTGCCGACGTTTTTTTCGGAAAGCAGCAGATATTGAATGCGCCCTGTGGCCTGCATTTCGAGCAGATATTGGCGCACTTCCGGGCAACTGGCGTTGTCAAAAACCATCAAATCATATTCCATCTGCGTATGTTGCCACAGGCTGTTGAAACACAGCTTGAGAATATCGATGCTTTGGGCGAAGTAACCGCTCGTCACCGGGATATAAGTCACGGTCGCAACGGTCACACGCGCCGGTTTAGGGCTTTCTTCAACAAATTTTGCGGGGTTTTGTCCGATACGCAAGGGGTAAAACTCCTGATTTCACCACAAAGGCACAGAGAGCACAGAGCGTCTTTGTGTTTTACTGA
This genomic window from Chloroflexota bacterium contains:
- a CDS encoding methyltransferase domain-containing protein, with the protein product MKLSLLDIVLCPDCGGSFQPDGDARLVCAACGQTTPVVGGTPMFTPAPENINPSEKQERSPELGTPWRQENWRFLARQLEEIPPDALILDVGAGRGDFFDGLKGRNALALDVYPYPEIDMVCDLTRTNPFKSGSVDVILLLNVLEHVYDSKELFAALSQLLKPGGKLLVAIPFMVKMHQIPLDFVRYTHFALEQMATDHGLEVSVLEGFYDPMFFLGEGIRNIQWPILRKMRGWRQYVGRALLMGVRILARIMQPVIGPGHVRSPHEAISLAPTGYQIVYRKK
- a CDS encoding glycosyltransferase, whose product is MRIGQNPAKFVEESPKPARVTVATVTYIPVTSGYFAQSIDILKLCFNSLWQHTQMEYDLMVFDNASCPEVRQYLLEMQATGRIQYLLLSEKNVGKAGAWNAIFGAAPGEIIAYADSDVYYYPGWLSAQVKVLDMFPEIGMVTGMPMWSPPEYATSTVAWAEKNGVQIEQGKFLPWEDYFRHSRSLGASEEKARAHFDSVTDLRLTYEDQRYYVGASHFQFVAPAAALRSVLPIPNKRPMGQVRLLDVAINDQGYLRLSTPEWWVQHLGNRLSEAEFAQGIPTTSLDERQRNRPWILKWQLAEDILYWIYHRLFEFLHR